The window TTGAAAGTGTGCTATACCAAGGAAAATTGAGTACCCTCCAATGAAGTGAAAAGTGACAATGATGGGTTTTGGTAATCGGTGGTGGCTTGGTTTCTGCTACGCAACGGCGATCGCTGGGCTATTCTCTGGGAGTGCAGTCCGGGGACTCGATACCCTGAAGTTGGCTCAGGTGGAAGTGTCTACTGAGGCGGTCGAGTATTTGAATCAAGGCTTGCAATTGATTCAAGCAGGAGAGATAGAACAGGCGATCGCTGCCTTTAGGGAGTCGGCTCGGTTGGGGCCCAATTTGGCTCCTGCTCCGTATAATTTAGGTCTGGCTCTGCGACAGACGGGGGATCTGCAAGGGGCGGCTAGTGCCTTTCACCAAGCGATTCAGATCGATCCCAATTTTGCCATGGCCTACGCAAATTTAGGGGCAGCACTGTTGGAGGGGAGTAATTTAGAACAGGCTCAGGATTATTTACAGATGGCGATCGAACTCGATCCGAAGTTGGGAGTCGGACATTATAATTTGGGATTGCTGCAAAAGTTACAGGGAAGACAACCAGAGGCGATCGCCTCATTTCAGCAGGCCATGGTGTTTTCGCCGACTGCTCCGGAACCCTATTATTATTTGGGTTTGATGTATCAGGAACAGGGGAATTTAGGAGCAGCCCTGGAGGTTTTACGTCAAGCAGTGGAAAAAAATCCAGCCTATGCTGAAGCCTATTATGCGATCGGCTCCATTTTATTACAACAAGGTCAACTGGATCGGGCCCTCAATGCCTTTCGAGACGCTGCTGAAGCCAATCCCAATTATGGGAATGCCTATTATGGAGCCGGGTTAGTGTTTCTAGAACGACAAGACTATCAAGAAGCCCAACGGGTATTAGCCTTTGCCCAAAAACTCTATGAAACCGACGGCAATCAACAGTGGGCTATGGCAGCCGCTCAATTGTTACAACGGGCACGAGACTTAGAGCGCTTCTAACAACCCTCTCCCCCTTCCCACCCGGTTCGGAAATTCCTCTGCCACTTCGGGTAAGCGATCCGGTACATTAGAAAACAACTGATCCTGTAATCTCTGAGGAATAGAATCCCTATGTACTTGCTTGCCAGCACCCTAGCAACCTTTTGTCAAATTTACTTTGTACTCCTGATTGTTCGAGTTTTATTGAGTTGGTTTCCCAGTATCAACTGGTTTGATCCCCCATTTTCCCTCCTGAGTCAGCTCACCGATCCCTATCTGAATATTTTCCGGTCGATCATTCCGCCCCTGGGGGGACTAGACTTTTCTCCCATTTTGGCAATTTTCTTGCTGCAATTTTTGAGCGGTGTGTTTAACAGTCTTCAGGTCTCCTTTGCCCAGGGGTCATTGGGCTTTTAGCGCCGAACTCGACCACTAAAACCCGCAGCCTTGAATTGCTCTAGGATCAAGGGAGTGGGTTGATTGGCAGCCACTGAGATTCTCAGTTCAAAGTCACTGACTCCCGGTGGCACTTCTTCAATTAACCCCAAACGAGTCCGATTTTGCATGACAGGGTTGCGGTTGGCATCGTAGACGCGACCAAAAATATCAGCATCATAAACGGTTTTTCCTGTCGGGTTAGTGGCTTGTCCATGGATGAGGAAGCAGTTGGCTGGTTGAGATAACCCACCACTGGTGACTGCTCCTTCACCTATTTCTGGAGGACACATTTCGTAGGAGAGATCGGAGATTTTAATTTGAGTCAGTGCTAAGGCATCAGGAGTAATGCTCCAAGAGGTCAGCACAAGCAGAAGAGAAAGGCAAGTTAGTTGTATACAACGAAGTAGAGAAGGCGATCGCATAGGCTTTGACTTCTATAAATTGATCGGTTTGATCTTTTAGCTTACCCTGGATTGACGATTAGACCAAACGGCCAAACCTGTATCTATATTGACTTCAGTTAAGCGGTTATTTTGTACAATAGATCCATATTCATGACGTGAATAGGGTTTTAAGTTATAGTCAAGATCGATTCAGGTATATATGAATAGCAAGGATCGTGGGGGAATGAAACCAATCCATCTAGAAACCCAAGACGCTCAATTACGTTTGATGATGGAAACGACAACGGATGGGGTTTGGATTTGGGACATAGAACCGGATAAGGTGATATGGAATGACCCACTCTATGAGCTTCTGGGTCTTAAGCCCCAGGAAATAGACACGAATTTCGAGACAGTTCTCTCCCTGATTCATCCAGAGGATCGACAAAAGCATCAAGAAATGATGCATTCAGTCTTAGAAACCGGAAACAGTTATGAATTAGAGTTTCGTATGCGTTGCCATGATGGGCACTATATTTGGGTACTCGATCGGGGAACGGTATTTAAGAATGAGGATAATCGTCCGGATCGGATGATGGGAACGCTTACTGAAATTAGCGATCGCAAATACAAGGAACTGTGGCTAGATGGACAAAAACAGGTGCTAGAGGCGATCGCCAAAAATGCCCCCCTCTCAGAAACCTTAACCTTACTGATTCAGGCCTTAGAAAGTCAAGCCCCAGAACTGTTAGGCTCAATTCTGCTCGCAGACCCACAAAACAACTGCTTAACGTTGGTGGCAGCGCCCCAATTACACCCCAACTATAATCAGGCCATTGATGGTTTACCCATCTGCGAAGGCTCCGGATCTTGTGGTACAGCGGCCTATCGCAAGGAACCGGTCATTGTCGAAAATATTGCGATCGATCCCCTATGGAGGGAGTATAAAGATCTGGCCCTATGCTATGGCTTACAAGCGGCTTGGTCAATGCCTATTTTTTCCTTGCAAGATCAAGTTTTAGGCACATTTTGCTTGTATGCTCGATGTCCTAGCCTGCCGACAGAGCAGTATCAAAAACTGATCGAATCTGCGACGCGGTTAGCGGCAATTGCGATTGAACGGTGTCAAAGTGAAGCGACCTTAAGAGAAAGCGAGCAACGATTTCGCCACCTATTTGAAGAAGTCCCTTTAATTCCGGTACAGGGATATGACTCAGATCTGAAGGTGTTTTTCTGGAATAAAGCTAGTGAGGATTTATACGGATACAAGGCGGAAGAGGCGATCGGCAAGAACCTAGGCGACCTAATTCTGTCCCCCGAACTAACGAACCAACTACGCCAAGGGTGTCAGAACTGGATTACCCAAGGAACTCCCATGGCTCCAGGGGAATTAATCGCCAGAAATCAAAACCAGGAGGCGATCGCCGTTTTTTGCAGCCATGTTCTACTTTACAATGCCCAAGCAGAGCCTGAATTCTATTGTGTTGATTTAGATTTAACCGAACGTTACCAGCAAGCGGAAAAACTTTCTGAATTTAGTACCCGGCTGACCTATCTCCACCGCTTGAGTACCGGTAATTATCATGATTTTGAGGAACTATTTTCCGCCTACTTACAAGCCGGATGCCAACTGTTTGGACTGACTACGGGATTTATTGCCAATGTCAATCAGCAGATTATTTGCTTAGAATTTGTAGAAAGTAATTTTCCCCAGTTAAAACCAGGAACTTGTTTTAATTTATCGGATCAATACTGCTCAGATTGTTCGGAAACCATTTATCACCATAAAACCATTGGTTTTGGGCATATTCAAGAATATCCTCAACTGAAACAATGTCCTCCCTATAAGAACTTAAATCTAGAATCTTACTTAGGTACTCCAATTATTGTAGAAGATAAAATCTATGGTGTCCTCAGCTTCCTATCTTCAGAAGTCCGCGAACAACCGTTTACTGAAGCCGATCGTGAGATGATTGAGTTAATGGCTAAGGACATTTCTCGCTTTATTAGTGCCCATCACCAGGAACTCAAACGCCAAGAGGCAGAATCTGCTCTGCGAGAGAGGGAATTAAAATATCGAAGCATATTTGAAAACATTAGTCAAGGTATTTTTCAAAGTACCCCAGATGGCCGTTATTTAAGTGCCAATCGATTTTTAGCCCATTTGTATGGATATGATAGCCCAGAGTCCTTAATTGAGTCTTTGACCGATATCGATCGGCAACTGTATGTTGACCCAAATCGTCGTCAACATCTGAAGAAATTGACGCAAGAACAAGGAATTGTGTATGATTTCGAGTCTGAAGTGTATCGACAAGATGGTGAAGTTATTTGGATTTCAGAGACTCAAAGAGCGGTTGTAGATGAGGAAGGTAATGTTGTCTATTATGAGGGAACAGTAGAAGATATTACAGCCCGTCGTCAGGCAGAAGAACAACTGCACTATGATGCTTACCATGATAAACTCACAGGTTTGAAAAATCGCACTTGGTTTATCGATCATTTGGCTCAAGTTATCCATAGATATCAAAGGGAAAAAACAGGATTATATGCCATTTTATTTATTGACTTAGACCGGTTTAAGATTATTAATGATAGTTTGGGACATTTGGTGGGAGATGATTTATTAAAACAGGTGGCTCAGAGATTACAAACTTCCCTAAGTGGGATTCATGCAGGGCCGTACTGTAACTTAGATCGGGATATTCCTAAAGATACATTAGCCAGATTTGGGGGGGATGAATTTGCGGTATTATTAACAGCTATGGACGATCCTCAAGAGGCGATCGCCAGTGCAGAACGGTTAGTTTCCCTCATGCGGACTCCCTTCCGGATGGGAGATTATGAGTTTTCCTTGGGCGCAAGTATTGGGATTACGTTTGGTCATCAGGATTATCATTCCCCAGAAGAACTGTTACGAGATGCAGATTTGGCGATGTATCAGGCGAAAGCCCAAGGGGGAGGGCGGTTTGTCTGCTTTGAAAAACTCATGCATCCGCGTGCTTTAGCTCGGTTGCAGCTAGAACACGATCTAACTCGTGCCCTAGAATTAGAAGAATTGTCCCTATGCTATCAGCCGGTGGTGTGTTTAAGGACGGGGGGATTAAAGGGTTTTGAGGTCTTATTGAGATGGCAGCATTCTAAGAAAGGATGGATTTCACCGGGAGAATTTATTCCCGTTGCGGAGGAAATTGGCTTGATTAGCACCTTGGGCTGGTGGGTACTCGAGCAAAGTTGCCGTCAATTGCAGCAATGGCGAGCTGAGATCCCCCAAGGTTTGAATATTGTGTTGAATGTGAATCTGTCCTTATTGCAGCTCAAACAGGTGAATTTGGTGGAGCAAATTGAGCAATTATTGCGATCGCACCAAATTCCCGGTGATTGCTTAAATTTAGAGATTACCGAAACCAGCTTTTTGGAAACCTCCCAAGTCGATGCGTCCATCTTGCATCAACTCAAAGCATTAGGCGTGCAACTGTCCATCGATGATTTTGGCACAGGGTACTCCTCCCTCAGTCGCTTGCACCAACTCCCCCTAGATCAGATTAAAATTGACCGGGAATTTGTCGATGGGATTGAAACCGATGGCAGTAAAGAGGCGATCGCCCAAACCATCATCACCCTAGCCCATAATCTGGGGGCGCAACTCGTCTGTGAAGGCATCGAAACCCCAGCTCAATGCTCCAAACTGCAACAGCTTGGCTGTGAATACGGACAAGGTTATCTCTTTTCTCGACCCCTGATCCCCCCATCCGCCACCGACTTACTCCAACATCCCCATTTTCAACAAGCCATCAATTGGTCATCTTATGGTTGTTCTGTGGCCTAATCCTGCCCATCCACCCCTACCAGAAACCCAAAATGACGAGTATATTAAACACAACCCCAATGGTATTGTTCTCTTTATCTATACTCCAACTATGGTTAGTGCTGCACTCTCCATCCCCCTTGACCCATGAGCCATTCTGCTCAACTCACCCTCGATTCCTGCTTACTTGACTTAAATCTCCAAGATTTTCAAGTCAGCCCGACAACCTTAACCCAAGTTGTCTTAACTCAATTCGATCAACGGCCCGACCTAGCAGGGGTAATTATCGCCACGCCGGGTCGCCTGTTGGGAATGATTTCTCGGCGTTTATTTTATGAACACTTAAGTGAAAGCTACGGTACACAGAAAGTTCTAAAAACTCCTATTCAATACTTCTTAAACAATATGAAAACCAAAGGAAAGTGTTTGCAACTTTCCTATACTGAAAAAATTGGCACAGCCGTCAATATCGTCTTATCTCGCGATCCAAACGTGATTTATGAACCGATAGTTGTAGTCTTTCAAGAACCCAGTGTTCCCGGCATATCGGCTTACTTTTTATTAGAATTTCAAACTCTAATCCTTGCACAATCTCAAATTCTCTCTGATTTAAATCAAGAAATTGAAAATAAACAAAATGAAGCCCAAAGAAACACCCTTAAACTAGAACGAGAACATCAAAAGGTCGAAGCTTACTCCCGACTGCTTGAAGATCAACTAGCCGTCATCCATGAACGAAATCAACTGTTAGAAGTACAGCAACAGGAATTAGTTCGCAAGAATGAAGAAGTTGCGGATTTGAATCATCGATTTATTCAAATTGGAAAAATTTTGTCTCAATCTGGTAAACGGGCGTTTCGTGCCACATCTTCCGGAGTCAGTGTTATTTGTAATCAAACGGATAAAATTGTCAAAACAGGGGATTTGTTAGAAGAAGAACTGCAAACGATTGATGAAACCTCAAAACTGATTGAAAGAGTGAGTCAACAGGTGCGTCATCTAGCGGTGCAACTGGCGATCATTGCCAATCAAATGAGTTCAGAAATGAGAGGATTTAGTAGTGTCAGCTCAGAAATTAGCCAACTGGTGACTCAAACCTTTGAAGCAGGGCAACAAATGAAACGGGTGGCTAATCGCTTTCGTCAAAGAATTCAGGAGTTTACCGAATTTGCCCAAACCGGAAGTCAAGTGGCAACTTCTCTTGTGGACAAAGTGGAAAAAGCAGAAAAAGCCCTGAAGGATTTAGAGCTATTAGTTCAATTTCAGGCGAATAAAACCAGGACTGTCCCTAGCCCTGTCTCCCTTAAATCTCTTCCTTCAGAAGATAAGGATAAGCCGATAGACGCTGAAGAGAAAAATCAAAAAAATGGATCGGACTTGCCTAAAAATGATAAACTGTAGAGCAGTGTCTTACAGTGGTTTAACCATGATCAAAACAGGAATTCAAGTCGTTTTAGGGTTATCCTTCTTTTTCTCGATGGGGATGGCTGCGGTAAGTCAAACGCCTCCTGCAAGTACCTATCAGGAAGGATTTTGGCAACCGATCGCCCGTGTTGACAATCCCCAATTTCCGATGACGGTTGAGTTAGTTAACCGCACTGGCTTAGATCTAGACTATGATCTAACAGTTGACTCACCCATGAAAGTGCCAGATTCCTTGGGTAGAGGCGAAACAACCAGCTTAACTCTTGCTGATCCAGAGGCGAATATTAGGATTGGGTATATGCCTCTAGATGGAGGAAATGAAGAGATTAATTTTGAATACAATATTACCATAAATTCCAGTTCATCTATCACGTTTGAAATTCTTCGCACGGATAAACCGGATCGGGTGGGCGATGGCATTGGTCAGGCCATTGATATTCAAAGTACGGGAGCTATTTTTATTTACTAAATTCTCAGTCTCTATAAACGCATCTATCCCCAATATTGACAGATAATATGGCAGCCGATCATCATTTTATCCTCGATTTAACTCTCGTTTTGGGTGCTTCTGCCCTGGGAGGATATGCAGCGACTCGCCTGCGCCAACCGGTACTTTTAGGATATCTGGTTAGTGGGTTTGTAGTGGGGCCTTTTGGCTTAAAACTGCTGACGGAAGCGGAACAAATTAAACCTTTGGCGGAGATTGGGGTTGCCTTTTTATTGTTTGCTTTGGGGGTAGAGTTTTCCCTGGCAGAATTAAAACGGGTGAAAGAAATTGCCATTCAAGGCAGTTTATTACAAATTGGCTTAACTTTAAGTTTGGTGGCGATCGCCTCCACCCTCCTCGGTTGGGTCAGTGGTTGGACGCAAGGAATCTTCTTGGGTTCGATTTTATCGCTCTCATCTACCGCCGTGGTACTGAAGACTCTCACCGAGCGCGGAGAGGTCAACACCCTTCATGGACAGGTGATGTTAGCGATTTTAATTGCCCAGGATTTAGCCTTGGGATTAATGTTAGCGATTTTACCGGCTCTCGATGCGCCCGAAAACCTTTGGCCCACATTAGGAGCCGCCTTACTGAAAGTTAGCATCTTTTTGGGATTGGCGATCGCCCTCGGAAGATGGGTTGTTCCTTCCCTGATCAAAAACATCGCCCGCACCGAAAGCAGCGAACTCTTCCTCCTCACTACCATTGCCCTTTGCTTAGGCGTTGCCCTGGTGACTGCCCATTTGGGATTATCCATTGAAATGGGAGCCTTTGTCGCCGGTTTAATGATTGCCGAAATTGAGTACGCCGATCAAGCCCTAGCCAAAGTCCTCCCCCTGCGCGATACCTTTGCCAGCCTCTTCTTTGCCTCCATCGGCATGTTAATCGATCCGCAAATTTTGCTCGATAACTTCGGCATTATTCTCGGATTAGTGATGATGGTGATGTTTGGCAAAGCCCTGATTATTTTCCCCATCGTCCTCAAATTTGGCTACTCTTTTAAGACTGCCGCGATCGCCGCCTTTGGCTTAAACCAAATCGGTGAATTTTCCTTTGTCCTCGCCCTAGAAGGCTTTGAGCTGGGTTTGTTAACCAACGAACAATATCTACTCATCCTCGGCACAACTGCCATCACCCTAATTATCACCCCCATTAGCATTCGCTTTGCTCCCCGGTTCGCCGAATGGATCAATCAAATTCCTGGACTCAATCAGCTCCTGCGTCAACAAGAAATCAAAGGCCTCTCCATACCCGAAACCCTAAAAAATCATGTCGTCATTGCCGGATACGGGCGCATCGGGCAAGCCATTATTAGAATTTTGCACAATCAAGGCTATCCCCTCTTAGTTATTGACAATAGTGAAGCTGCCATTCAACGGCTCAGACATCAAAGTATTCCCTATATTTTTGGCGATGCCGACTCAGAATTAGTCCTAGAAAAAGCCCATTTAGGAGCTGCCAAAGCCCTAGCAATTACTCTTCCCGATCCAGCAAGTACCCGGCTCCTGCTCAAACTTGCCCTCGAATTTGCCCCAGAATTGGATGTAGTCGCCCGATCGCATAATAATAGTGAAATTGATGTTCTCACCCAATTAGGGGCCCAAGAAGTGGTACAACCGGAATTTGAAGCCGCCCTAGAAATGGGCGCTCATTTACTCTCCACATTAGGCGAATCTCAATGGGCAATTCAATCGGTGATTCAAGCCATCCACCGGGATCATTATCGCAGTGTCCTCCCAGAAAATTTGATGGGACTACAACAGAAATGGCTCAATGATGCCACAGAATCTCTACATCATGAATGGGTGAAACTTTCGGAAACTTCTTCTTTAGATTGGATGACCTTAAGCGGAACCGATATCCGTCATCTTACCGGAGTTACGGTGATGGCCATTCAGCAAGGGGATGATCTGGTCTATTATCCTAAAAATCGAATGACCTTGCGATCGGGGGATCAATTATTAGTCGTGGGTAAACCGGAAGAAATCTCTGCCTTTCGCGATTTAGTTGAGGGACGCAGTGCCATCGTAGAGGGGATCAGTCATTGGTTAACCCTTTCCCCGACTTCCGATCTGATTCAACTAACTCCCCGTGGAATTTGGCAAAAATATCAGGTCGTGATTCAAGCCGTCCGTCGCCATGGAAAACTGTATAATCCAGTCGATGCAGCCATGCAGTTAGAAGCCGATGATTGCTTATTATTGCGAGGAGAGAGCGATCGCATTCAAGAGGTAATCCAGGATGATATGATATTAAACCCAAACGATTTAAACTAATCTCTATAGCCAACCTAAATGAGTTACAGCGCTTTGCGCTGTATCGGTGGACAGTAGGAAAAGATCCCCCCTTGCCCCCCTTAAAAAGGGGGGAATAGGAAAGTCCCCCTTTTTAAGGGGGATTTAGGGGGATCAAGATGTCCCACATAACAGCGAAAACTGCTGTATATAACGATTGCCCCTCATCCCCCAGCCCCTTCTCCCGCAGGAGAAGGGGAGAGAAGTCCCTCTCCCGTGGGAGAGGGATATAGGGAGAGGGCAAGATCTTGGCGATGCATCAATTAATGACCAACACTATTCCATAGTTATGTCCCTCAATTCTCTACAATTTCCCTCCTCTAGCCAACCTCCCCAGGGGTTAGTGATTTTCCTCCATGGTTGGGGCGCAAATGCCCCAGATTTATACCCCCTAGCCGAAGCACTCAATTTACCCGACTATCAGTTTATCTTTCCTAATGCGCCCTTTCCCCATCCCCAAGTTCCGGGGGGCTTAATGTGGTACGATTTGAACTTTCCTAACCCTCAGCAATTACAAGCCTCCTATCAGCAGCTCAAACAATTTTTAGAAAGCTTATCAGCAGAAACGGGAGTGCCGTTAGAAAAAACGGTTTTAGCCGGATTTTCCCAAGGGGGAGGCATGACGCTTAATGTGGGGTTTTCTTTACCGTTGGCGGGGTTAATTTGTATGAGTGGTTATTTACATGCAGAAGTGGAATTTTCCCATCAGCCTCCGGTGTTTATCTTTCATGGTCGTTTCGATCCGGTGGTTCCCCTCGCTAAAGGACAAAATGCCCGTGAGGAGTTACAAAATAAAGGAATTGCGGTAACCTATGAAGAGTTCGATATGGCCCATCAAATTATTCCCGAAGAGTTGGAGCGGGTGCGCCAAGTTTTGGTGGATTTGTTGGCCTAGTTGCTGAAGATTGAGGGCAAGTTACAGATGATGAATGTAAAACAAAGAATCTGGCATTGGGGGGCGATCGCCGCTTTAGCGATCTCTTTTAGCGCTTGTGGATCTTCTCCACAGGAGAGCAACTCCTCTGCTGCTCCTGTCGATCCCGTAACCCTAACTCCGGAAGAAGTGCAAAATTATGCCAGAGTAATCCTAGAAATTGAACCCATTCGCCAAGTCGCTCTCGGACGGGCACAAACCTTAGTTGATAGTGGTGTAGCGCCGATTATTATTTGCAACGATCCCCAGAGTATGGCGGGTTTATCTTCAGAAGTAATAGAAGTCGTCGTTAATTTTTGTACTGAAGCCAAAGCCATTAATGCACAATATGGTTTTACCCCGACGCGCTTTAATGACATTACCCGCAATTTAGCAACAGATACCCAACTGAAAGCCCAAATTGATGAAGCTCTGTTAGCACAAGTGATGAACCCAGAGATGACAGCACCAGAAGCTTCTCCATCAGAACCACCCGCACCGGAAAACTCAGACTTAGGACTATAAATTTATGCTTGAATTTAAGCTTGAAACTGTTGCATTTCTGGGGATAATTACGTGAAAATTTGATCGAGCAGACACTCAACATTTTTTCGGCAACAAAAAATCCCAACTTTAAATTAACTGATTGGACTCAGAACAACATACCCAAAAATAATCGCCTAAAAAATTGATGAGAGTGTTCTAGCTAACATAAATTTATCAAGATTCATGTTTGAATACAGTTGGATAAAAATCAGTAATTCATCCCTCAAGGGATGACTGGCTAACTCCAACTAGAGAAAAATCTATGAACCGTTCTAACTTTCCCCGCTCTCTTTCCCTAAGACTTGTCCTTATTGTTCCCTTTGTATTGCAAATCTTTGCCGTAGTGGGATTAACCGGATGGCTTTCCTTACGAAATGGTCAAAAATCAGTTAACGATGTTACAGCTCAGTTGCGTCAGGAAATTACAGCTCGAATTGAAGAAAACCTGACAAGTTACATGGAACTGCCCCATACGATTAACCACATCAACGAAGATATGGTCAAACTCGGCAAGTTAAATGTAGATGACCAAGATGACTTGAGAGTATATTTCCGTCAGCAACTCGAATCATTTAAATCGCTTAATTACATTTCTTTTGGCAGTGAACGAGGACAATATACTTCTGTTGATAGAACAACAACAGATGGTTCATTTCGCATTAGTTGGTTAACCCAAGCTCCAGGTGATTTACATATTTATGCAGCCGATAGTACAGGAGAGAGAGGAGAGATTTTAAATGTTTTTCCTGATTACGACCCACGTCGCCGTCCTTGGTATCGCGCTCCCATCGAAGAAGGGGATGCAGCTTGGAGTGCAATTCATACATTGTATGCCCAATCTGTCTTGGCCATTAATGCGAGTCATGCTTTATATAGTGAAACAGATACCCTTCTTGGAGTTTTTACTGTAAACTTTAGTTTAGCACAAATCAATGACTTTCTGAACAGTCTAAACGTCGGTCAATCTGGAAAAACGTTTATTGTTGAACGCTCTGGAGAATTGGTCGCCAGTTCCGTAGATGTAGAGCCATTTAAGATTACCGAAGACCAGAAAGCGACTCGACTACAAGCCATAGAAGTTGACGATCCTCTGATCCAGGCTGCCGCTCGCTATCTAGAAGAAGAATTTGGAGAATTAACTCTAATTAATCAGAGCCAACAACTCACTTTTTCTATCGATAATGAACGGCAGTTTGTACAAGTCTTGCCTTTTTCTGATGGTCGTAACTTAGATTGGCTGATTGTGGTGGTGGTTCCTGAATCAGATTTTATGGAGCAAATTAACGCTAACACTCGTAGCACTATTTTGATTTGTTTAATTGCTTTAGGTTTAGCCATTTGCTTAGGGCTTTATACCTCATCTTGGATTTCCCGTCCCCTTGTTTCCTTAATTGAGTCCTCAGAAGCCATCGCTCAGGGAGATTTAGAAGGACGAGTTGTTGAGGGTAAGATTGCTGAGTTAAATACTCTGGCCAATGTTTTTAATCGCATGGCCACTCAACTGAAATCCGCCTTTACTCACTTAGAACAAAAAGTGGCTGAACGCACGTCTGAACTGGAAAAATCTAAAGAAGCGGCTGATAGTGCCAACCAAGCGAAAAGTGAATTTCTCGCGAATATGAGCCATGAATTACGCACCCCTTTGAATGGTATTTTA is drawn from Roseofilum capinflatum BLCC-M114 and contains these coding sequences:
- a CDS encoding tetratricopeptide repeat protein, with product MGFGNRWWLGFCYATAIAGLFSGSAVRGLDTLKLAQVEVSTEAVEYLNQGLQLIQAGEIEQAIAAFRESARLGPNLAPAPYNLGLALRQTGDLQGAASAFHQAIQIDPNFAMAYANLGAALLEGSNLEQAQDYLQMAIELDPKLGVGHYNLGLLQKLQGRQPEAIASFQQAMVFSPTAPEPYYYLGLMYQEQGNLGAALEVLRQAVEKNPAYAEAYYAIGSILLQQGQLDRALNAFRDAAEANPNYGNAYYGAGLVFLERQDYQEAQRVLAFAQKLYETDGNQQWAMAAAQLLQRARDLERF
- a CDS encoding YggT family protein — encoded protein: MYLLASTLATFCQIYFVLLIVRVLLSWFPSINWFDPPFSLLSQLTDPYLNIFRSIIPPLGGLDFSPILAIFLLQFLSGVFNSLQVSFAQGSLGF
- a CDS encoding EAL domain-containing protein codes for the protein MKPIHLETQDAQLRLMMETTTDGVWIWDIEPDKVIWNDPLYELLGLKPQEIDTNFETVLSLIHPEDRQKHQEMMHSVLETGNSYELEFRMRCHDGHYIWVLDRGTVFKNEDNRPDRMMGTLTEISDRKYKELWLDGQKQVLEAIAKNAPLSETLTLLIQALESQAPELLGSILLADPQNNCLTLVAAPQLHPNYNQAIDGLPICEGSGSCGTAAYRKEPVIVENIAIDPLWREYKDLALCYGLQAAWSMPIFSLQDQVLGTFCLYARCPSLPTEQYQKLIESATRLAAIAIERCQSEATLRESEQRFRHLFEEVPLIPVQGYDSDLKVFFWNKASEDLYGYKAEEAIGKNLGDLILSPELTNQLRQGCQNWITQGTPMAPGELIARNQNQEAIAVFCSHVLLYNAQAEPEFYCVDLDLTERYQQAEKLSEFSTRLTYLHRLSTGNYHDFEELFSAYLQAGCQLFGLTTGFIANVNQQIICLEFVESNFPQLKPGTCFNLSDQYCSDCSETIYHHKTIGFGHIQEYPQLKQCPPYKNLNLESYLGTPIIVEDKIYGVLSFLSSEVREQPFTEADREMIELMAKDISRFISAHHQELKRQEAESALRERELKYRSIFENISQGIFQSTPDGRYLSANRFLAHLYGYDSPESLIESLTDIDRQLYVDPNRRQHLKKLTQEQGIVYDFESEVYRQDGEVIWISETQRAVVDEEGNVVYYEGTVEDITARRQAEEQLHYDAYHDKLTGLKNRTWFIDHLAQVIHRYQREKTGLYAILFIDLDRFKIINDSLGHLVGDDLLKQVAQRLQTSLSGIHAGPYCNLDRDIPKDTLARFGGDEFAVLLTAMDDPQEAIASAERLVSLMRTPFRMGDYEFSLGASIGITFGHQDYHSPEELLRDADLAMYQAKAQGGGRFVCFEKLMHPRALARLQLEHDLTRALELEELSLCYQPVVCLRTGGLKGFEVLLRWQHSKKGWISPGEFIPVAEEIGLISTLGWWVLEQSCRQLQQWRAEIPQGLNIVLNVNLSLLQLKQVNLVEQIEQLLRSHQIPGDCLNLEITETSFLETSQVDASILHQLKALGVQLSIDDFGTGYSSLSRLHQLPLDQIKIDREFVDGIETDGSKEAIAQTIITLAHNLGAQLVCEGIETPAQCSKLQQLGCEYGQGYLFSRPLIPPSATDLLQHPHFQQAINWSSYGCSVA
- a CDS encoding cation:proton antiporter; its protein translation is MAADHHFILDLTLVLGASALGGYAATRLRQPVLLGYLVSGFVVGPFGLKLLTEAEQIKPLAEIGVAFLLFALGVEFSLAELKRVKEIAIQGSLLQIGLTLSLVAIASTLLGWVSGWTQGIFLGSILSLSSTAVVLKTLTERGEVNTLHGQVMLAILIAQDLALGLMLAILPALDAPENLWPTLGAALLKVSIFLGLAIALGRWVVPSLIKNIARTESSELFLLTTIALCLGVALVTAHLGLSIEMGAFVAGLMIAEIEYADQALAKVLPLRDTFASLFFASIGMLIDPQILLDNFGIILGLVMMVMFGKALIIFPIVLKFGYSFKTAAIAAFGLNQIGEFSFVLALEGFELGLLTNEQYLLILGTTAITLIITPISIRFAPRFAEWINQIPGLNQLLRQQEIKGLSIPETLKNHVVIAGYGRIGQAIIRILHNQGYPLLVIDNSEAAIQRLRHQSIPYIFGDADSELVLEKAHLGAAKALAITLPDPASTRLLLKLALEFAPELDVVARSHNNSEIDVLTQLGAQEVVQPEFEAALEMGAHLLSTLGESQWAIQSVIQAIHRDHYRSVLPENLMGLQQKWLNDATESLHHEWVKLSETSSLDWMTLSGTDIRHLTGVTVMAIQQGDDLVYYPKNRMTLRSGDQLLVVGKPEEISAFRDLVEGRSAIVEGISHWLTLSPTSDLIQLTPRGIWQKYQVVIQAVRRHGKLYNPVDAAMQLEADDCLLLRGESDRIQEVIQDDMILNPNDLN
- a CDS encoding alpha/beta hydrolase, translated to MSLNSLQFPSSSQPPQGLVIFLHGWGANAPDLYPLAEALNLPDYQFIFPNAPFPHPQVPGGLMWYDLNFPNPQQLQASYQQLKQFLESLSAETGVPLEKTVLAGFSQGGGMTLNVGFSLPLAGLICMSGYLHAEVEFSHQPPVFIFHGRFDPVVPLAKGQNAREELQNKGIAVTYEEFDMAHQIIPEELERVRQVLVDLLA
- a CDS encoding DUF4168 domain-containing protein, whose product is MMNVKQRIWHWGAIAALAISFSACGSSPQESNSSAAPVDPVTLTPEEVQNYARVILEIEPIRQVALGRAQTLVDSGVAPIIICNDPQSMAGLSSEVIEVVVNFCTEAKAINAQYGFTPTRFNDITRNLATDTQLKAQIDEALLAQVMNPEMTAPEASPSEPPAPENSDLGL